The following DNA comes from Planctomycetota bacterium.
CGGGCGAACCGCCCCGCACCGAACCGGGCCCCGGCGCCGTACCGGGCCCCGCCCCGCGCGATCGACCAGGCCGCCCCCTGCTCGAGGTCCGCGATCTGAACTCTCCCGGAAAGCTCCGCGACGTCTCGCTGGGGGCGAGCGCGGGCGAGGTGCTGGGCATCGGTGGGCTCGTCGGCAGCGGACGCTCCGAACTGCTCGACGCCATCTTCGGGCTCGACCCGGGCGCCACCGGGACCGTGCTCGTCGACGCCGTGCCCGTGCCCCCGCGCGCCCCCCGCGCCGCGATCGGCGCGGGGCTCGGCTACGTCCCCGAGGACCGCCGCCGACAGGGCCTGTTCTTCGACCTCAGCATCCACGAGAACCTCGTGATGCCCTTCATGCGCCGCCTCGCCGCCCCGCTGGGCGTTCGCGGCCTCGGCGCCGAGCGCCGCCTCGTGCGCGAGAAGCTCGCCGAGTTCCAGATCAAGGCCGCCAGCCCCGTGCTCTCGCCCGCCACGCTCTCCGGGGGCAATCAGCAGAAGGTCCTCATCGCCCGCTGGATGGGCGCGGGCACGCGCGTCCTCCTGCTCGACGAGCCCACCCGCGGCATCGACGTGGGCACCAAGGCCGAGATCTACCGCCTCGTCCGCGCCGCGTCCGACGCCGGCGCCGCCGTCGTGCTCGTCTCCAGCGAGATGCCCGAACTGCTCGCCCTCTCCGACCGCATCCTCGTGATGTGCGACGGGCGCATCGCCGGCGAACTCACCGCCGACGCCATCACGCAGGCGAACATCCTCCGCCTCGCCACCGTCTCGTCCGCGCCCGGCACCCCCGCGCCGCCCGCCGCCCGCGCTAGCGCAGCGGCACGGTGATCGTCGCGCCGTCCACGCCGCCCCACTCCACCACGCGATCGCCCAGCACCACCCGCACCACCACCCGGCGCGTCGGGCGCTCCAGACGTCCCTCCGCCCGCACGAGCGCCAGTGTGAGCACGCCGTTCTCCACCCGCGCCTCGTACGTCGACAGCAGGTACCCGCCCTGCTGATACTCGAACCCGTTCCCCGCGTCCTCGTACAGCACGCCCGACGCGTTGCCCGAGGCGTCGGGCGCCACCACCAGCGTCAGCGGGTTCAGGGGCTTCTCGCCCGTGAAGCGCAGGTCCGGGCCCATCGGCACGATCGCCCCCGCCCGCACCCGAAGCTCCGGCAGGTCCGGGTTGTCCGACACCTCGATCGCGCGCCACTCGCCCTTGGGCAGCGACGCCGCCCGCGCGCCCCGCTCCAGCACGTTGGGAATCACCAGCACGTCCGACCCCAGCAAGAACGCGTCGTCCTCCGCGCGCAGCGCCGGGTCCGACGGATCCGCGAAGAACACCGGCCGCGCCACCGGCAGCCCCGTCACGCTCGCCTCGCGGAACAGCGTGTAGTAGTACGGCATCAGCCTGTACCGACGCTGGATCGCCTCGCGCGCCGTCGCCGTCGTGTGCTCGTCGAACGCCCACGGCTCCTTCGCGATCGTCTCCTTCCCCGTGTGCCCCCGCGCGAACGGCAGCAACGCCCCGAACCCGATCCACCGCGCGAACAGCTTCGCGTCCCCGTTCCCCACGAACCCCCCGATGTCCGGCCCGATGAACGGCTGCCCCGACAGCCCCACGTTCAGCGTCATCGGGATGCTCATCTCCAGGTGCTCCCACGACGCCGTGTTGTCGCCCGTCCACGTCGCCCCGTACCGCTGCCCCCCGATGTAGTTCGCGCGACTCAGCACGAACGGGCGCTCCGCCGGCCGCTCCGCCAGAATCCCCTCCCGCGTCCCGCGGATCATCTGCATCCCGTACACGTTGTGATACCGCGCGTGATCACCCGCCGCCCGCGCACCCTG
Coding sequences within:
- a CDS encoding sugar ABC transporter ATP-binding protein; translated protein: MDPRPDLLVAEHISKRFGITQALDDVTVRFAHGEVHALMGENGAGKSTLGRIIAGLTVPDAGRVAIDGHALRPGSFADAFHAGVRIVHQELAQCPNLSVAENLSLHDVPRTRLGLVDFRAMADRAAAMVHQLDPGIDVEAPLGLLSPGRRQICQIAAALDERSAASSGPRAIVFDEPTSSLSIAEADRLLEVIRALARRGLAIIYVSHRMGEIFAVCDRVTVLRDGRYVATTPVRGLDEPTLVEQMIGRRLATPVRAHRAPTAAPHAAPGAVEAAAVRALAGEPPRTEPGPGAVPGPAPRDRPGRPLLEVRDLNSPGKLRDVSLGASAGEVLGIGGLVGSGRSELLDAIFGLDPGATGTVLVDAVPVPPRAPRAAIGAGLGYVPEDRRRQGLFFDLSIHENLVMPFMRRLAAPLGVRGLGAERRLVREKLAEFQIKAASPVLSPATLSGGNQQKVLIARWMGAGTRVLLLDEPTRGIDVGTKAEIYRLVRAASDAGAAVVLVSSEMPELLALSDRILVMCDGRIAGELTADAITQANILRLATVSSAPGTPAPPAARASAAAR